GAGGAGACAAAGAGCCTTCAGCATGGGATCCGACGAGATTGCTTCGTCCACGTCCGAAGATCGGTGAATGAAGCTGCATACTTCATGGGTCGGATGGGATCTTGCTCCCAACACACGGTGGTCTGGTTAGGATTTGGCGAATAATTTATGTAAAATCTATGAAAATGAGTGTAACATTATTCCTTAATTAATACAAGCTCGTTTCACCCCGCACAAAAAAATTACTTGTTATGTTCTTCCTTCTCCAGCCATTTTATGTAAAATTGGTGAACTCCCTCTATCCACGACCAATGTCACTATGGTGTTGCCTCACCGATTGACATTGACCCAACCACCACCATTGTCCTTCCAAATCATCCATCTAATCTTGTgtgtgagggggggggggggtaacaGTAATGGTTTCCTTCTCCAACATCGTTAcccaccacctcaccccaaagcCGTGCAAACTCAAAACTCTCACATTCATCATCACCACCATTTCACGTCATTATTTTATTATCTGCCTCTATTCGTGTTTGTAAGGCCCCAGTCGTCCTCATCGTTGGCCCATGTCATTACCACCTCCACCTAGATGATCACCCTTGGCTGGAGGTGGACATCGACCATCACCACTAAGAAAAGAGAGTAGATAACTAGATTCTATTAAGCAACCGTGTTGTTCATCAAGCAGAGGAACACTAACCACGGTGACAATGAATCAAAACCAGGGTCGGACGCCCTGTCCAGAATTCAGGACCCCTTTGAATTGAaggaatttcatagaaattttgCAGATTCCGATCCATAAGAATATTTTCTAAGAAAACATTTGGATCAAAGGAACAGGTTCACCAAATTTCTAGGGAATCCATTCATATGCCCTCAATTTTATAGTAATCTCAACATGAGCTTAAAATTCATGTGTTTATTTCCTGTGTAACATCAAAAGACACCGACCTCTCATAATATTCCTGTGTATTTTCAAGGACCTGGATATTCAGCGGACGTTAGATTTGTAGGCATGACAAATCTAACATTTTTTTATGCCAAGTTATGTTCATTGAGGATGGCAAGTTCAATTGGCGAATATTGCAAATCCGTTTCAGTTTACTTTTTGCTAGAAAAATTGCCGTCATCGTGCCATGAAAAGCTTTCCCGTATTTAAAAACTAACGTAAGATTTTTAGCCTTTTCATTTTTAAATTATGTGGAAGTTCATATTACACCGACATCCTAATCATGCATTTTCCCTAGGATTCTTGCAATTCAAGAAAGCCCTAAGGTAACagtttttcttttccttttcagcCTAACCTAACCTAACAGCTGTACTGGCCGCCAGTACAGTGTAGAGCAACTGCAACACGAAATCTTGCAGGTTGCACGAATCACGAACAGAACCTCTACGCCAGCCGTCCCTCAAAACCCCACAAAAGCTGGCGCATTTCCGCCTCTTCCTGCGGCGGCCTGCCCACCCCGGCTCAGTCCAGTGTGATGAtggtggcgacggcggcggagagCGTCCATGAACAAGGCCTGCCGGGTGGCGTGGATGTGGTGGCGGTGGAGCGCGACTGGGCCGCGGAAGCTGCGGGTGGGAGGAGGAAGGGGAGCACCTCCGAGGGGGCCGCCAGAGCGTACGGCGCGGGGagggcggcgaagaagaaggcgcCGCCGCGGCCGGAGGCCCGGACCGAGTTCCGCGGCGTGTCCCGGACACTTGCCGGCAACTACGGGGCGCGGATCGACCACTCCAAGGGGCAGAAGCGGTGGCTCGGCACCTTCGAcaccgccgaggaggccgccagggcgTACGACGAGGCGGCCGTCAGGCTGCACGGCGCGCGGGCCGTGACGAACTACGAGCAAGACGGCGTCTCCGGGTCGGTCGGCCGGGCGGCGGCAAAGAAGAAGAAGCCGGCGGCGCCCAGGCCTGACGCCCGGACCGAGTTCGTCGGCGTGTCCCGGCAGCCGAACGGCAAGTACGTCGCGGGCCTATGGGACTCGGGGAGGCGAAAGGTGGTGACGGTCGGAAGGTTCGAcaccgccgaggaggccgccggaGCGTACGATGCGGCGGCCGTCGGGATGTACGGCGCCGCGGCCAGGACCAACTTCGAGCAAAAACCCACGGCGGCCGCGGCCAAGACCAACTTCGAGCAACAACCCACGGCGGCCGCTGCTGATGACGGGGATATGTCGTCCGTGGACCTCCTCAGCGACTTCCCGGAGCCGCCGGCCTGCAACGTCCGCTCGGACAGCATCATCCCAGGCCCGGCGCTCGACGATCTCAGGACTGACGCTGACCTGACGCCGGCTGAGCGGCAGCAGGTGGACGAGTTCCTCATCGACATGGACTTCGCAGACGTGGTGGATTAGCAGCTGGTGGACGAGTTCCTcaaatgctctgtttttctgTCCGTCGGGCGTAAAATGGGGAAACACGCGACGAATTAGGGTCAATTTTGCCGGGGCTTGCTGTTGCAGAGGTGATCAGTATCCTCCAATGTTTTTTGTTTGCTAGGGAACATGAATATATATTCAGCTTTAATGTTAGTTTTAGCGTTAGCACATCCATATGTGCAAGAAAAGGGTTCAGAGTTCAGACAGAACTATGCTTTCTACAGTATCTCTCTAAAACGAGTAAATTGCATAAAACCACCACTTTGAGGGCTTGGTTTGCGAAAAACACTAGGATACAGATTCTCTGCAGAAAGCACCACGTCTTGCGTAATTGTTTTGCAAAAACCACTGATCGGCGGATCGGGCTGAGTTAAGTGagtttatgacaggtggggcccattTTTCGCGTACGTGGCACTCCAGGCCGTCCCGACAGCCGTTAGACGGCGTTAGACGGCGCCGTTCGGTTCTAGCAGTCAAAAGAGCGAACCATTACTCCTTCTCCACTCTGCTCGCTCGCTCTCTGCTCGCGCTCGCTCTCTTCTCGCTCTCGCTCTGTTCTTGGTcgccgcgcccgtcgccgccgcgccgCAGCGCCATGGTGTCGTGGAGTGATGGGTCGGATAGCAGCGAGCACACCAGGCAATACATGAGCTCAGATTCCGACGACGACACCATTAAGGTCAGTTCTCagagttagggttagggtttgataTTTGGGGATTTCTGGAATGAGCTTCTTTTCAAACATTGGACCAAATCTCTGTCATTCCTTCGCACTCCAGGTTCCTGCTAGCACCGAAGACTCAGATTTCGAGGGCCCTGAGACAGATATGTATGTTTTGTGCCATGGACACGGGAAGGCAGCAGAAAGGCGCGTTGCTTTCGAAGGGATTCACACTGGCAGGAGGTTTCTTTGTTGTGCAGAGAAGGTATGGTTCCAACTTAACTAATTAGAAGTTGTTGATTAACTTAACAGATCTGTCATTTGTTTGCCATGGACATGTAATGTGGCACTCCAGCAGGCATTGTATTATAATGTGAAGTTCGGACAGTGGATTCATTAAGTGTTTACTCTGCCAGCATTGTTTAGTCTGGTTCTGGCAACATTGTTTAGTTAGGTCATTTTTTAACTCTGCCATGTTAGCTTATTTTAGGACAGAATATTCATGGGTTAGCACACCAGCATTGTTTAGTTTGGATCTGGCAGTATTGTTTAGTTAGGTCATTTTTTAACTCTGCCATGTTAGCTTATTTTAGGACAGAATATTCATGGGTTAGCACACCAGCATTGTTTACTTAGTAGTTGTTTACTTTAGAGCATGATCTGAATTTTAGTATAAAGTAATCTAGCCTATCATTGTAAGCAAGCCACTGTTATGTAATTCATTTTGTTAATACTCTTTTTTCAGGAAGGTAAAAACTGTGGACTAGTAGAATGGATTGATCCATCTTGGCCCACTACCCTTGAGAATGCACTGTCCAAGTTGTGGTCTATGTATGAACAGAGTAAGATGGACAGAAATGAGCAATGTCTGATGCATTCATTTACTGTTCATGACCTGACACAAGAGAAGAAGAAACTCCAGGCCAGCTATGAGAAGTTGGTTGAAGATGTCAATGCACTTATGGATGCCCAGGAGCAGAGGGCAGTGATAGAAAGGAAAGATGCTGAAACAACCAAGTTGCAGGAGAAGTATGACACTTTGAAGAACATAGCAGCTGCTCAAGGTACTGTCATTAGGAACATGAAGTTGAAGCTAGCTGAAGAGAAGAAGAATTTGCAGATCCACATTGATGAGCTCAAGAAGACAGTTGAAGAGAGCAATGTGAAGCTGGAGGGGATCAAGGCCATCATAAATGGATAAGCAGTGCAAGATAAGAATGGGCAATATCATTTGGCATTTGCTGACCTTTTGCAGGGTGTGGTTTGGCATTTGTTGTAATGATAGTAGTTTAAATTCTATTAACTATGAGTACTCCTGAACTATGGATATGTAATCTTAAGAAAGATGTTTGCATTTGAACTAGTGCTGAATGTGGTGCTATTTGAACTAGTGCTGAATGTCAAACTATGATTATGTATGGAGTTGAACTAGTGCTGAATTTGGTGGTATTTAGAGCTGGTTAATGTTATCTTAAGTAATCTGTTTGCAATTGATGATTTTTGCTTTAGTATGTTCCTGTTCAACTAATGATTCTGAGTTAAGTAGGGTCAATTAGGGTTGTTTGGCTTTTTGTCGATGTCGAGGCATCAAGTAGGCCAAGTTAGGGTTTTTGGCTTTTTATCGACGCCGAGGCATCAAGTAGGGTCAAGTGATGGTTTTTTGGCTTTTTATCAACACCGAGGCATCAAGTAGGGTCAAGTGATGGTTTTTTGGCTTTTTATCAACACCGAGGCTTCCAGTAGGGTCAATTAGggttgtttttggctttttgtcGATGTCGAGGCATCAAGTAGGCCAAGTTATGGT
The sequence above is a segment of the Aegilops tauschii subsp. strangulata cultivar AL8/78 chromosome 6, Aet v6.0, whole genome shotgun sequence genome. Coding sequences within it:
- the LOC120966888 gene encoding uncharacterized protein, whose translation is MVSWSDGSDSSEHTRQYMSSDSDDDTIKVPASTEDSDFEGPETDMYVLCHGHGKAAERRVAFEGIHTGRRFLCCAEKEGKNCGLVEWIDPSWPTTLENALSKLWSMYEQSKMDRNEQCLMHSFTVHDLTQEKKKLQASYEKLVEDVNALMDAQEQRAVIERKDAETTKLQEKYDTLKNIAAAQGTVIRNMKLKLAEEKKNLQIHIDELKKTVEESNVKLEGIKAIING